The Caloramator mitchellensis sequence TATGGATTTGGCAAATAGAGTAAATATGTTTAAACTTGAGTAATCATAATTTATGGAGCTGTAAGTAAATACTTCAAATATTCATGATGTAAAAAATTAAAACCAAAAGAATTAAAGGCTTCTTGAATTAATCGAGGAGCCTTATTTTTATTAAATTGGAAAATAATATTGATGATAACAAAAACTTTATTGAAAATGTAAAATTATTGTAAAAATTAGCAAATATATGTTGAAATATATCAAAATATATTTGAAAATATTTTAAATAATATTATAATTATATTGAAATTGTAATTAAAAATATAAGGAGTTGTGCATCTGTATGAGATTGGCAATTTTGAACAATAATTTAGAAGGAGAAAAAATAGCATATACAATTTATAATGAAGACGGAATTATGTTCCTGAAATCAGGAACACAATTGACGCAGAGAATTATCAAAAGACTTCAAGATATGGGAATCAATACTGTTTATATATATGATAAATATGGAGATGATTCGCTTGCTTTACAGGAGGTATTGGATTCCCAAATAAAGATTAGATTAATTAAGGCTTTGAATGAGCTATTTGTAGAAATTAAAAAAAATAACACAGTAAATTATGAAAAATCTATTAATATAGTTGAAGAAATAATAAATAATATTAATTTATCTGAAAATGCAATAATTTTAAATAATTTTACAAAAAATAAAGATATGTTTAGTTTGGCTAATCACTCAATCGATGTAACACTTGTATCTATAATTATTGCAAGTTATTTGAAATATGATGCAAAGAAAATGATTAATTTATCTTTGGCTGCTTTGTTGCATGACATAGGGAAAATAATAGAAGAGGATTATCAGAAACATCCTGAGGCAGCATATAATTTGTTGAAAGGGAACGTTTCATTTAAACCAACAACATATATTTCAGTTCTGCAGCATCATGAATTTGAAGATGGTTCGGGTCCTATGATGATTCAAGGTGAAAAGATATACGAATTTGCAAAAATAATAAATATAAGTGATTTATACGTCAATTTTATTTTAGGGAAGGACAACTTGTTGCCACATGAAGCTATTGAAAAAATTACAACCTTAGGGTTGAATAAATTAAATGAAGAAATATTCAAAGGTTTTATAAATTCAATCAGGCCATATCCAAATGGATTAAAAGTAAGATTAAATACTGGAGATGAAGGAGTAGTAATTAGTCAAAATAAAAATATATTATCAAGACCAATTATAATGATAACAAGTAACAATAATTATGAAATAGTTAATTTAGAATTTGAGTTATCGAAACTAATAACAGAAGTTTTGCTGTAAAAAGACGAATATTGTCTATCAATAAACGCAAAATTTGTCGTAAAATTATCCTTGATGATGAATATTGGTATATTATAATATAAATAGAAGAATATAGTCGAAACTGTGAAAAGTGAATGAAAAACTTTAAAATGCAAAAACAACTTTTACTGGAGGGTAAGAATGAAAGTTGCAAGTGATATTGAGGGGTATTTTATAGATGAGCTGACGCTTATTCCAAATAGAAATTATTTTTATGAGTATTATGAAAAAAATAAAAATAAAAAGCTTGGAGCCATTCTTTTGGATATAGATAATTTTAAATATCTAAACAATGCTTATGGATTCAATTTCGGAGATAAATTGTTAGTAAGTTTTTCGAATAAATTAAAAAATAACTTATATGATAATTCGATTCTTTTTAAATTTTACGAGGATGAATTTTTGGTTTTAATGCATGATAAAGAGCTTAGTTATATAAAACGGTATGCAGAAAATTTAATGAAACAATTAAGCGCATTTTATTTATTGGAGGATAAGGGAATATCTTTAACAGTTAGCACAGGTATCCATGTATCTGATAAAGAAGAAACTGCAAATGAATTTTTGCGTAAGCTTGATTCTGCCATGAGTGTTTCAAAATCAAAAGGCAAATATAGGTCGACTGTTTATAATTCTGATATAGAGATGAAAATTAAAAGGAAGGCTGAACTTATTTTAAACCTAAAAAAAGCATTAATTAATGAAGAATTTTATGTTGTTTATCAGCCTATTTATGATTTGAATCTAAATAAAATAGTCGATGTTGAAGCCCTGGCTAGATGGAGAAACACAGAATTTGGAGAGATTTCCCCGGTAGAATTTATACCATTGTTAGAAGAATCGGGATTGATAAATGAATTTGGTATCTATATGATAAAAAAAGTTTTTGGGCAAGTCAATAAATGGAATTCTGATGGGATTAAGTTAAGAACCAATATAAATATATCTCCAAAACAATTAAGCAACATTGATTTTGTTGATAGCATTTTAAAGTTGGGCAAACAATACAATATTGATTTTAAAAAAATTGTCTTTGAGATAACTGAAACAAATGCTACAAATATTGATGAATTACAGAATCACATGCTGGATAAAATAACGGATTTAGGAATAGAATTTGCGCTTGATGATTATGGGGATGCATATTCTCAGATTACAAATGTTTTTAAAATTCCAGTAAAAGAAATAAAAATATGTAAAGAATTGATTGATAAGATTGAAGAAGATTATAGAGTCAGATTGATGATAAAAAAATTTATAGAAACGTTTTTAGAACTTGGTATTGATGTAATTGCAGAAGGAGTTGAAAATTTAAGTCAGTTAAATTTGTTAAGAGATTTAGGCTGCACAAAGGTTCAGGGTTATTATATTAGTAAGCCTGTAAAATACAATTTGATATCAAATTATTTGGAACTAAAGAATTGAAAATAAATGATTGAAAAAGGCAAACTTATCGAAAGATAAGGACGCAAAGCTTCAGATCTAAGGCGTTTTTGCTAAGATAGCTGGGTTACCAATTAATAGGAATTTATATATATAAGTTCTTAGGTAATGCTATCATAAGCATTACCTATTTTTATGCAAAAAATAATGAAATGGGGGAAAGAGATGAAAAGAGTTATGGTGGTCGATGATGCAGCTTTTATGAGGACGGCAATCAAAGCGATATTGGAAAGGAATGGATTTGAAGTTGCAGGTGAAGCTGAGAACGGTGCAGCAGCGGT is a genomic window containing:
- a CDS encoding HD-GYP domain-containing protein, with the protein product MRLAILNNNLEGEKIAYTIYNEDGIMFLKSGTQLTQRIIKRLQDMGINTVYIYDKYGDDSLALQEVLDSQIKIRLIKALNELFVEIKKNNTVNYEKSINIVEEIINNINLSENAIILNNFTKNKDMFSLANHSIDVTLVSIIIASYLKYDAKKMINLSLAALLHDIGKIIEEDYQKHPEAAYNLLKGNVSFKPTTYISVLQHHEFEDGSGPMMIQGEKIYEFAKIINISDLYVNFILGKDNLLPHEAIEKITTLGLNKLNEEIFKGFINSIRPYPNGLKVRLNTGDEGVVISQNKNILSRPIIMITSNNNYEIVNLEFELSKLITEVLL
- a CDS encoding putative bifunctional diguanylate cyclase/phosphodiesterase, whose protein sequence is MKVASDIEGYFIDELTLIPNRNYFYEYYEKNKNKKLGAILLDIDNFKYLNNAYGFNFGDKLLVSFSNKLKNNLYDNSILFKFYEDEFLVLMHDKELSYIKRYAENLMKQLSAFYLLEDKGISLTVSTGIHVSDKEETANEFLRKLDSAMSVSKSKGKYRSTVYNSDIEMKIKRKAELILNLKKALINEEFYVVYQPIYDLNLNKIVDVEALARWRNTEFGEISPVEFIPLLEESGLINEFGIYMIKKVFGQVNKWNSDGIKLRTNINISPKQLSNIDFVDSILKLGKQYNIDFKKIVFEITETNATNIDELQNHMLDKITDLGIEFALDDYGDAYSQITNVFKIPVKEIKICKELIDKIEEDYRVRLMIKKFIETFLELGIDVIAEGVENLSQLNLLRDLGCTKVQGYYISKPVKYNLISNYLELKN